A section of the Eublepharis macularius isolate TG4126 chromosome 1, MPM_Emac_v1.0, whole genome shotgun sequence genome encodes:
- the EEF1A1 gene encoding elongation factor 1-alpha 1: protein MGKEKTHINIVVIGHVDSGKSTTTGHLIYKCGGIDKRTIEKFEKEAAEMGKGSFKYAWVLDKLKAERERGITIDISLWKFETSKYYVTIIDAPGHRDFIKNMITGTSQADCAVLIVAAGVGEFEAGISKNGQTREHALLAYTLGVKQLIVGVNKMDSTEPPYSQKRYEEIVKEVSTYIKKIGYNPDTVAFVPISGWNGDNMLEPSSNMPWFKGWKVTRKDGNASGTTLLEALDSILPPTRPTDKPLRLPLQDVYKIGGIGTVPVGRVETGILKPGMVVTFAPVNVTTEVKSVEMHHEALSEALPGDNVGFNVKNVSVKDVRRGNVAGDSKNDPPMEAAGFTAQVIILNHPGQISAGYAPVLDCHTAHIACKFAELKEKIDRRSGKKLEDGPKFLKSGDAAIVDMIPGKPMCVESFSDYPPLGRFAVRDMRQTVAVGVIKAVDKKAGGAGKVTKSAQKAQKAK, encoded by the exons ATGGGAAAGGAAAAGACCCACATCAACATTGTTGTCATTGGACATGTTGATTCTGGCAAGTCAACCACCACTGGTCATCTGATTTACAAATGTGGTGGCATTGATAAGAGGACCATTGAGAAGTTTGAGAAGGAAGCTGCTGAG ATGGGCAAGGGCTCCTTCAAGTATGCCTGGGTTTTGGACAAGCTGAAGGCAGAACGTGAGCGTGGTATCACTATTGATATTTCACTGTGGAAATTTGAAACCAGCAAGTACTATGTCACCATCATTGATGCCCCTGGACACAGAGACTTCATCAAAAACATGATTACTGGTACCTCCCAA GCTGACTGTGCTGTCTTGATCGTTGCTGCTGGTGTTGGTGAATTTGAAGCTGGTATCTCTAAGAATGGGCAGACCCGTGAGCATGCTCTTCTGGCCTACACTCTGGGTGTAAAACAACTTATTGTTGGTGTTAACAAAATGGATTCTACTGAGCCACCTTACAGCCAGAAGAGATATGAGGAAATTGTCAAAGAAGTTAGCACCTACATTAAAAAAATTGGTTACAACCCAGATACCGTGGCTTTTGTACCAATTTCCGGATGGAATGGAGATAACATGTTGGAGCCCAGTTCAAAT ATGCCTTGGTTTAAAGGATGGAAAGTGACCCGCAAAGATGGCAATGCTAGTGGTACTACCCTGCTGGAAGCTCTGGATTCCATCTTGCCACCAACTCGTCCAACTGATAAGCCTCTGCGTCTTCCTCTTCAGGATGTCTACAAAATTGGTG GGATTGGTACTGTTCCAGTTGGTCGTGTGGAAACTGGCATTCTAAAACCAGGCATGGTGGTAACATTTGCTCCTGTTAATGTTACAACTGAAGTAAAATCTGTTGAGATGCATCATGAGGCTCTAAGTGAAGCTTTGCCTGGAGACAATGTTGGCTTCAATGTGAAGAACGTATCTGTTAAAGATGTTCGTCGAGGAAATGTTGCTGGTGACAGTAAAAATGATCCCCCAATGGAAGCTGCAGGGTTTACAGCACAG GTTATTATTCTGAACCACCCTGGCCAAATTAGTGCTGGCTATGCCCCTGTGCTGGATTGCCATACTGCTCACATTGCCTGCAAATTTGCTGAACTGAAGGAAAAGATTGATCGTCGTTCTGGTAAGAAACTGGAAGATGGCCCCAAATTCCTCAAGTCTGGAGATGCTGCCATTGTTGATATGATCCCAGGCAAGCCCATGTGTGTCGAGAGTTTCTCTGACTATCCTCCACTGG GTCGTTTCGCTGTTCGTGACATGAGACAGACGGTTGCTGTTGGTGTCATCAAGGCAGTGGATAAGAAAGCAGGCGGTGCTGGCAAGGTCACAAAGTCTGCCCAGAAGGCTCAGAAGGCTAAATGA